The region CACGCGGACGAGATCGAAGAAATCATCAACGATGAAACGATCGACGTGATTGTTGGCAGCCGCACCATGGATGCCACGGCCCTGATCGAAGATGAAGCCTTGCTGGCCCTGCCGCAGGTACCCAAACATGACGTCTGCCCCGATACGGCGCAGCTCGATGCTCTCAAGACTGAAAAGAAGTCGCCGTTCGCGGCACTGAAAGACTTGAAGCCAGAATAAGTAGTGCAAGAAAGGAAGCCTTAAAAACCGTAGCGAGCGGCCCGATATCGTCTTGAGTGGCGCAGGCGTACGAAGGTATGCTGAGCAACGCCGAGGCGAGAGCGGGAAGCGCAGTAGGTTTTTTATGCTTCCAGTAAAGAACGTGTCAAACGCGTGTAGTAATCGAGTATGGCAAGTGTAGTGAAATGTAATTGTAATAAACGATGTCGGTACGGACTGTTTTCGGGTAGTCTTTGCCGCTGGGATACTCGATTCGCATGTATTTGCTAATCGATTGTGCTAAAATTTTAGAACTTATGTATTAGGAGTCATCATGGCAGTTCAACAGAACAAGAAAACCCCTTCCAAGCGCGGCATGCACCGTTCGCACGACTTCCTGGTCGCGCCGCAATTGAGCGTCGAGCCAGTTACCGGCGAAACCCACATGCGTCACCATATCAGCCCTAACGGCTTCTATCGTGGCCGTAAAGTGCTGAAGACCAAAAACGACGAGTAATCGACGTTTTTGTTGGGTAAGATGAAAGCGGTGTTGCGTGGTTATTCGGCGTGGCGCCGCTTCTTCTTTTTTATCGGCTGCAATTCATCTTGCACACCGTCATTTTGAATCAAGCTGCCCAGGTCTATGCATGATATGCTGCGCCCTGCATATGCTCCAGTCCGATTCACATCTTGCCGCACGCCCGCAGCGGTACTGAATCAACACAAATGACAATCAAAATTTCTATCGACTGCATGGGCGGAGATCACGGTCCCTCAGTCACTATCCCCGCAGCAATTTCCTTCGTAAAACATGAGCCTGAAGCCGAACTGATCCTTGTTGGATTGGAAGACGTGATCCGTGCCGAACTGAAAAAACATAAAGCCGACACGCATCCGCGCCTGTCGGTACTGCATGCCTCCGAACAAGTTACCATGGATGATCCGCTCGAAGTGGCCCTGCGCCGCAAGAAGGATTCCTCCATGCGCGTGGCCATCGAACAGGTCAAGAGCGGCGTGGCGCAAGCCTCCGTCTCCGCCGGTAATACGGCAGCCCTGATGGCCGTGTCGCGCTATGTATTGAAAACCATGTCGGGCGTCGACCGCCCGGCCATCTGCAGCATCTTGCCGAATCAAAAGAATGGTCCCACCTACATGCTGGACCTGGGCGCCAACGTCGATTGCGAGCCGCATCACTTGCACCAGTTCGCCATCATGGGTTCCGTGCTCGTGTCCGCCATGGAAGGCATCGCCCGTCCCACGATCGGCTTGCTGAACGTGGGCACGGAAGATATCAAGGGCAATGAAGTGGTGAAACTCACTTCCAAGCTGCTGCAGGCTGACCACGAGCGTGGCGCGCTGA is a window of Janthinobacterium sp. 1_2014MBL_MicDiv DNA encoding:
- the plsX gene encoding phosphate acyltransferase PlsX, translated to MTIKISIDCMGGDHGPSVTIPAAISFVKHEPEAELILVGLEDVIRAELKKHKADTHPRLSVLHASEQVTMDDPLEVALRRKKDSSMRVAIEQVKSGVAQASVSAGNTAALMAVSRYVLKTMSGVDRPAICSILPNQKNGPTYMLDLGANVDCEPHHLHQFAIMGSVLVSAMEGIARPTIGLLNVGTEDIKGNEVVKLTSKLLQADHERGALNFYGNVEGNDIFKGTTDIVVCDGFVGNVTLKAIEGLARFMKDVLTSEFKRNPITMLGALIARGALKAIGNRLNPSRYNGASLLGLRGLVFKSHGSADAYSFEWALRRAFDAAKNDVQAHLASMIAELMPRTPVPDEPTSTSSTI
- the rpmF gene encoding 50S ribosomal protein L32; this encodes MAVQQNKKTPSKRGMHRSHDFLVAPQLSVEPVTGETHMRHHISPNGFYRGRKVLKTKNDE